A genomic segment from Glycine max cultivar Williams 82 chromosome 1, Glycine_max_v4.0, whole genome shotgun sequence encodes:
- the KTI1 gene encoding kunitz-type trypsin inhibitor KTI1 precursor — protein MKSTIFFALFLVCAFTISYLPSATAQFVLDTDDDPLQNGGTYYMLPVMRGKGGGIEVDSTGKEICPLTVVQSPNELDKGIGLVFTSPLHALFIAEGYPLSIKFGSFAVITLCAGMPTEWAIVEREGLQAVKLAARDTVDGWFNIERVSREYNDYKLVFCPQQAEDNKCEDIGIQIDDDGIRRLVLSKNKPLVVQFQKFRSSTA, from the coding sequence ATGAAGAGTACTATCTTCTTTGCTCTCTTTCTAGTTTGTGCCTTCACCATCTCATACCTGCCTTCAGCCACCGCTCAGTTCGTGCTCGACACTGATGATGATCCTCTTCAAAACGGTGGCACATACTATATGTTGCCAGTTATGAGAGGAAAGGGCGGTGGAATAGAAGTAGATTCAACTGGAAAAGAAATATGCCCTCTCACTGTTGTGCAATCACCCAATGAGCTCGATAAGGGGATTGGACTAGTCTTTACATCTCCATTACATGCCCTTTTTATCGCCGAAGGCTATCCTTTGAGCATTAAGTTTGGTTCATTTGCAGTTATAACGCTGTGTGCCGGCATGCCTACTGAGTGGGCTATTGTGGAGAGAGAGGGTCTACAAGCTGTTAAACTTGCTGCACGCGATACAGTAGATGGTTGGTTTAATATTGAGAGAGTTTCCCGTGAATACAATGACTATAAGCTTGTGTTCTGTCCACAGCAAGCTGAAGATAACAAATGCGAGGATATTGGGATTCAGATCGACGATGATGGAATCAGGCGTTTAGTGCTGTCTAAGAACAAACCATTAGTGGTTCAGTTTCAGAAATTTAGATCATCAACTGCATGA